One genomic segment of Musa acuminata AAA Group cultivar baxijiao chromosome BXJ3-3, Cavendish_Baxijiao_AAA, whole genome shotgun sequence includes these proteins:
- the LOC135633103 gene encoding probable inorganic phosphate transporter 1-8 produces MAGEQLQVLNALDVAKTQWYHFTAIVIAGMGFFTDAYDLFCISLVTKLLGRIYYFDASSASPGTLPPNVSAAVNGVAFCGTLSGQLFFGWLGDKLGRKKVYGMTLMMMVICSVASGLSFGHTAKGVMATLCFFRFWLGFGIGGDYPLSATIMSEYANKKTRGAFIAAVFAMQGFGILAGGIVAIVVSAAFKSRFDAPAYAVDRAGSTVPEADYIWRIILMLGALPAALTYYWRTKMPETARYTALVAKNAKQAAADMSKVLQVEIVVEQNEAATEEANSFGLFSREFARRHGLHLVGTATTWFLLDIAFYSQNLFQKDIFSAINWIPKAATMNAIEEVFRIARAQTLIALCGTVPGYWFTVAFIDVIGRFAIQIMGFFFMTVFMLGLAIPYHHWTTKGNHIGFVVVYAFTFFFADFGPNSTTFIVPAEIFPARLRSTCHGISAAAGKAGAMVGAFGFLYAAQSRDPAKRDKGYPAGIGVRNALFVLAACNLLGLVFTFLVPESKGKSLEEMSGENEAEELMESVAPHSRPPPV; encoded by the coding sequence ATGGCCGGGGAGCAGCTCCAAGTGCTCAACGCTCTCGACGTCGCCAAGACGCAGTGGTACCATTTCACGGCCATCGTCATCGCCGGCATGGGCTTCTTCACCGACGCCTACGACCTCTTCTGCATCTCCCTCGTCAccaagctcctcggccgcatatacTACTTTGACGCCAGCTCGGCCTCCCCCGGCACGCTCCCGCCCAACGTGTCCGCGGCCGTGAACGGCGTCGCCTTCTGCGGCACCCTCTCCGGCCAGCTCTTCTTCGGGTGGCTCGGGGATAAGCTCGGCCGGAAGAAAGTCTACGGCATGACCCTTATGATGATGGTTATCTGCTCCGTCGCCTCCGGGCTCTCCTTTGGCCACACCGCCAAGGGCGTCATGGCCACCCTCTGCTTCTTCCGCTTCTGGCTCGGATTCGGCATCGGTGGCGACTACCCCCTCTCCGCCACCATCATGTCGGAGTACGCCAACAAGAAGACTCGCGGCGCCTTCATCGCCGCCGTCTTCGCCATGCAGGGCTTCGGGATCCTCGCCGGCGGCATCGTCGCGATCGTCGTTTCTGCCGCCTTCAAGAGCCGCTTCGACGCGCCGGCCTATGCCGTCGACCGTGCCGGCTCCACTGTGCCGGAGGCCGACTACATTTGGCGTATAATCCTCATGCTTGGCGCCCTCCCGGCGGCCCTGACGTATTACTGGCGGACGAAGATGCCGGAGACCGCGCGGTACACCGCCCTGGTGGCCAAGAACGCGAAGCAGGCGGCCGCCGACATGTCGAAGGTCCTCCAGGTGGAGATCGTGGTGGAGCAGAACGAAGCTGCCACGGAGGAGGCCAACAGCTTCGGCCTCTTCTCCAGAGAGTTTGCCCGCCGCCACGGCCTCCACCTCGTCGGCACCGCCACCACCTGGTTCCTCCTCGACATCGCCTTCTACAGCCAGAACCTGTTCCAGAAGGACATCTTCAGCGCCATCAATTGGATTCCCAAGGCGGCGACCATGAATGCCATCGAGGAGGTGTTCCGGATCGCCCGGGCGCAGACGCTAATCGCGCTCTGCGGCACCGTTCCGGGCTACTGGTTCACCGTGGCCTTCATCGACGTCATCGGCCGGTTCGCCATCCAGATCATGGGATTCTTCTTCATGACCGTCTTCATGCTCGGCCTGGCCATCCCCTATCACCACTGGACCACCAAGGGCAACCACATCGGCTTCGTCGTCGTGTACGCCTTCACCTTCTTCTTCGCCGACTTCGGGCCCAACAGCACCACCTTCATCGTGCCGGCGGAGATCTTCCCCGCGAGGCTGCGGTCCACGTGTCACGGCATCTCTGCAGCCGCGGGCAAGGCCGGGGCCATGGTCGGCGCGTTCGGGTTCCTGTACGCGGCGCAGAGCAGGGACCCGGCGAAGAGGGACAAGGGCTACCCGGCCGGCATCGGCGTGCGGAACGCGCTCTTCGTGCTGGCGGCCTGCAATCTTCTGGGCCTCGTCTTCACCTTCTTGGTTCCAGAATCAAAGGGGAAGTCGCTCGAGGAAATGTCCGGAGAGAACGAAGCCGAGGAGCTGATGGAGTCGGTGGCTCCTCACAGCAGACCGCCGCCTGTTTAA
- the LOC135633102 gene encoding putative pentatricopeptide repeat-containing protein At5g52630 produces the protein MASLPSLAISGTPHKLDADVRKLSPASVPLEKRLSYQRSPPTADGSWEASVQPLDAREALALLREGTGVESAFYVPLLQQCVETRSLPDAQVIHAHIIKTGTHEEAFVSTSLVDVYMKCGAPHHARKLFDTLPRRNVVTWTALITGYVRNSEPENAILVFVRLLESGCYPTNYTLGAVLSACCARYSIELGRQVHGYMVKYGIESETSMGNSLCSLYSKCGSLESSVKAFRRIPNKNVISWTSIISACGDNGDTELGLTLFADMLSEDVEPNEYTLTSALSLCCMLQDLSLGKQIHSFCIKFGCESQLPVKNSIMYLYLKCEEINEARRLFNEMDTVSLITWNAMIAGHAQMMNLAKDDMAAHHSGFEALKVFQKLNRSGMKPDLYSFSSILTVCSGLLAIEQGEQIHAQTIKSGYLSDVVVSSALVNMYNKCGCIDDATKAFVEMSTRTLISWTSMLTGYSQHGRSKEAIQLFEDMRLVGVRPNQITFVGVLSACSHAGMVDEAEYYFNMMKNEYGIKPVMDHYACMVDMFVRQGRLEDAFAFVKKMDFEPNEIIWSILIAGCRSHGNVDLGFYAAERLLELKPKGIETYILLLNMYISAERWQDVSRVRKVMKNENIGSIRDRSWISIKDKVYFFRANDRSHQQSAEMYALLESLLQKATCLGYVPYKSVELSDKEDEENSVGSAAATHHSERLAIAFGLINTTEGTTIRVVKNITMCRDCHNSVKFFSILTKREIIVRDSKRLHRFTDGRCSCGDFGALLL, from the exons ATGGCGTCTCTGCCGTCTCTTGCCATCAGTGGCACCCCCCACAAGCTCGACGCCGACGTCCGAAAGCTCTCTCCCGCATCTGTTCCCCTCGAAAag AGGCTGTCCTACCAGAGAAGTCCCCCGACGGCGGACGGTAGCTGGGAGGCGTCGGTGCAGCCTCTTGACGCGCGAGAAGCCCTCGCCCTGCTAAGAGAGGGAACCGGCGTCGAGTCGGCCTTTTATGTTCCCCTTCTGCAACAATGCGTCGAAACCAGGTCACTCCCTGATGCACAAGTTATCCATGCCCATATTATAAAGACCGGCACTCATGAGGAGGCCTTCGTATCGACATCTCTCGTCGATGTGTATATGAAATGTGGTGCCCCCCATCATGCCCGTAAGCTTTTTGATACATTACCTCGGAGGAATGTTGTCACTTGGACCGCATTGATCACTGGTTACGTTCGCAATTCAGAGCCTGAGAATGCGATTCTGGTATTTGTTCGGTTGCTGGAATCAGGGTGTTATCCTACGAACTATACGCTAGGAGCTGTTCTGAGCGCATGTTGTGCTCGGTACTCGATTGAGCTCGGCAGGCAAGTTCATGGATATATGGTCAAGTACGGGATCGAGTCCGAAACAAGCATGGGCAACTCGCTTTGCAGCTTGTACTCTAAATGCGGCAGCTTGGAGTCTTCGGTGAAAGCATTTCGAAGAATCCCCAACAAGAATGTGATATCTTGGACGTCCATCATATCTGCTTGCGGTGATAATGGTGATACCGAATTGGGCCTGACATTGTTTGCCGATATGCTTTCGGAAGATGTTGAGCCGAATGAGTACACATTGACCAGTGCTCTCAGCTTGTGCTGCATGTTACAGGATCTCAGTCTTGGAAAACAAATCCACTCTTTCTGCATCAAGTTTGGGTGTGAATCACAGCTTCCTGTAAAGAATTCGATCATGTATTTGTATTTGAAATGCGAGGAGATTAATGAGGCGAGGAGATTGTTCAATGAGATGGATACAGTTAGCCTGATTACATGGAATGCGATGATTGCAGGACATGCTCAAATGATGAATTTGGCGAAGGATGATATGGCAGCCCATCATAGTGGCTTTGAAGCGCTTAAAGTGTTTCAGAAGCTTAATCGATCAGGAATGAAACCTGATCTGTACAGCTTTTCAAGTATTCTTACTGTTTGCAGTGGTCTTCTGGCCATAGAACAAGGGGAACAAATTCATGCTCAGACCATCAAAAGCGGGTATTTGTCAGACGTAGTCGTCAGCAGTGCGCTAGTGAATATGTACAACAAATGTGGTTGCATCGACGATGCGACCAAAGCATTTGTGGAGATGTCAACAAGGACCTTGATATCTTGGACTTCTATGCTTACTGGCTACTCCCAGCATGGCCGTTCCAAGGAAGCAATACAGCTTTTCGAGGACATGAGGTTGGTTGGTGTAAGGCCTAACCAAATCACATTTGTTGGTGTGTTGTCCGCCTGTAGTCATGCAGGCATGGTTGATGAGGCTGAGTACTATTTCAACATGATGAAGAATGAATATGGTATCAAGCCTGTCATGGACCATTATGCTTGTATGGTTGATATGTTTGTGAGGCAGGGACGATTGGAGGATGCTTTtgcttttgtgaagaaaatggatttTGAGCCAAATGAGATTATATGGTCGATCCTGATTGCTGGTTGTCGAAGCCATGGTAACGTGGATCTAGGATTCTATGCAGCTGAGAGGCTGCTAGAGCTCAAACCTAAAGGGATCGAGACGTACATATTGTTGTTGAATATGTATATATCAGCTGAGAGATGGCAGGATGTTTCAAGAGTGAGAAAGGTGATGAAAAATGAGAACATTGGCAGCATCAGAGACAGGAGCTGGATTAGCATCAAAGACAAAGTCTATTTCTTCAGGGCTAATGATAGATCCCACCAACAGAGTGCGGAGATGTATGCATTGTTGGAGAGCTTGCTCCAGAAAGCAACATGTCTGGGATATGTACCTTACAAGAGTGTTGAGTTGTCTGACAAAGAAGATGAAGAAAACTCAGTTGGTTCCGCTGCTGCTACACACCATAGTGAAAGATTGGCTATTGCCTTTGGACTGATAAATACGACAGAGGGTACAACCATAAGGGTTGTCAAGAATATCACAATGTGCAGGGACTGCCATAATTCTGTGAAGTTCTTCTCAATTCTAACCAAAAGAGAGATCATCGTAAGGGATAGTAAGCGGCTACACAGGTTCACGGATGGCAGATGTTCGTGCGGGGATTTTGGTGCTCTTCTACTATGA
- the LOC135633104 gene encoding uncharacterized protein LOC135633104 isoform X3, with product MALGKLTIVLGAGLIGSMLTKDRNLSDVTHLFSGAFRIFTKHLQQDKDNPRSTSKPQTDSLLAQVNTLREELQLLASSRSVTIVTGDGSDSRRNRVTAIIVVGALGYVFIWWKGWKLSDMMFVTRRGLSDACTRVGKQLELLSSSIAAAKRQISSRMDRVDSNLDECKELAAATKCEVSQLHGDLSLFHTEVESVHRVVQTLETKLGRIEGSQDFATRGVYQLCQFVERLEQGRNQEFLQDSPSTSQRAIELPQTSSVVTSSLPPLAVESPSSASPSIALESPRILRSSTAVSASGLKELQEISNAIKPGSMKSNMMSGNTSEVSNGTTEEPNGTAPSSSRSIWKSTEEQNSAVPSSSRSMWKLPSISFLSRTRSSAT from the exons ATGGCGCTTGGGAAGCTCACCATCGTCCTCGGAGCGG GTTTAATTGGGTCCATGCTTACGAAGGATAGGAATCTATCTGATGTTACACACCTTTTTTCTGGTGCTTTCAGG ATTTTTACGAAGCACCTGCAACAAGATAAAGACAACCCTCGGTCCACTAGCAAGCCCCAAACTGATTCTCTGTTAGCTCAG GTTAATACACTTCGAGAGGAGCTGCAACTCTTGGCATCATCAAGATCAGTTACAATTGTTACTGGTGATGGATCAG ATTCCAGAAGAAACAGGGTAACAGCCATTATTGTTGTTGGAGCTCTTGGATATGTATTTatatggtggaag GGATGGAAACTTTCAGACATGATGTTTGTGACACGGCGTGGCTTATCTGATGCTTGCACTCGAGTAGGCAAGCAATTGGAGCTGCTTTCATCATCTATTGCA GCTGCCAAGCGACAGATATCTTCAAGAATGGATCGTGTAGACAGTAATTTGGACGAGTGTAAGGAGCTTGCTGCTGCTACCAAATGTGAG GTCTCACAACTGCATGGGGATTTAAGTCTGTTCCATACTGAAGTTGAATCTGTTCACCGTGTTGTCCAGACTCTG GAGACAAAGCTTGGACGAATAGAGGGAAGTCAG GACTTTGCGACCAGAGGAGTCTATCAGCTTTGCCAGTTTGTTGAGAGATTGGAACAGGGAAGAAACCAAGAGTTTCTTCAG GACTCACCATCCACTTCTCAGCGAGCTATTGAACTTCCACAAACTTCTTCAGTAGTG ACGAGTTCTTTGCCACCTTTAGCAGTAGAATCACCATCATCAGCATCGCCGTCTATTGCTCTTGAGAGCCCTAGG ATTCTGCGATCATCAACTGCTGTATCAGCTTCAGGCCTAAAG GAGCTGCAGGAGATTTCAAATGCAATTAAACCAGGAAGCATGAAATCAAATATGATGTCTGGAAATACCTCTGAAGTCTCCAATGGAACTACTGAAGAACCAAATGGCACTGCACCAAGTTCCAGTCGGTCCATCTGGAAGTCTACGGAGGAACAAAACAGTGCTGTGCCAAGTTCCAGCCGGTCCATGTGGAAGTTGCCAAGCATCAGTTTTCTCTCGAGAACCCGCAGTTCTGCTACCTAA
- the LOC135633104 gene encoding uncharacterized protein LOC135633104 isoform X1, translating into MALGKLTIVLGAGLIGSMLTKDRNLSDVTHLFSGAFRIFTKHLQQDKDNPRSTSKPQTDSLLAQVNTLREELQLLASSRSVTIVTGDGSDSRRNRVTAIIVVGALGYVFIWWKGWKLSDMMFVTRRGLSDACTRVGKQLELLSSSIAAAKRQISSRMDRVDSNLDECKELAAATKCEVSQLHGDLSLFHTEVESVHRVVQTLETKLGRIEGSQDFATRGVYQLCQFVERLEQGRNQEFLQDSPSTSQRAIELPQTSSVVARVALLTSSLPPLAVESPSSASPSIALESPRILRSSTAVSASGLKELQEISNAIKPGSMKSNMMSGNTSEVSNGTTEEPNGTAPSSSRSIWKSTEEQNSAVPSSSRSMWKLPSISFLSRTRSSAT; encoded by the exons ATGGCGCTTGGGAAGCTCACCATCGTCCTCGGAGCGG GTTTAATTGGGTCCATGCTTACGAAGGATAGGAATCTATCTGATGTTACACACCTTTTTTCTGGTGCTTTCAGG ATTTTTACGAAGCACCTGCAACAAGATAAAGACAACCCTCGGTCCACTAGCAAGCCCCAAACTGATTCTCTGTTAGCTCAG GTTAATACACTTCGAGAGGAGCTGCAACTCTTGGCATCATCAAGATCAGTTACAATTGTTACTGGTGATGGATCAG ATTCCAGAAGAAACAGGGTAACAGCCATTATTGTTGTTGGAGCTCTTGGATATGTATTTatatggtggaag GGATGGAAACTTTCAGACATGATGTTTGTGACACGGCGTGGCTTATCTGATGCTTGCACTCGAGTAGGCAAGCAATTGGAGCTGCTTTCATCATCTATTGCA GCTGCCAAGCGACAGATATCTTCAAGAATGGATCGTGTAGACAGTAATTTGGACGAGTGTAAGGAGCTTGCTGCTGCTACCAAATGTGAG GTCTCACAACTGCATGGGGATTTAAGTCTGTTCCATACTGAAGTTGAATCTGTTCACCGTGTTGTCCAGACTCTG GAGACAAAGCTTGGACGAATAGAGGGAAGTCAG GACTTTGCGACCAGAGGAGTCTATCAGCTTTGCCAGTTTGTTGAGAGATTGGAACAGGGAAGAAACCAAGAGTTTCTTCAG GACTCACCATCCACTTCTCAGCGAGCTATTGAACTTCCACAAACTTCTTCAGTAGTGGCAAGGGTGGCCTTATTA ACGAGTTCTTTGCCACCTTTAGCAGTAGAATCACCATCATCAGCATCGCCGTCTATTGCTCTTGAGAGCCCTAGG ATTCTGCGATCATCAACTGCTGTATCAGCTTCAGGCCTAAAG GAGCTGCAGGAGATTTCAAATGCAATTAAACCAGGAAGCATGAAATCAAATATGATGTCTGGAAATACCTCTGAAGTCTCCAATGGAACTACTGAAGAACCAAATGGCACTGCACCAAGTTCCAGTCGGTCCATCTGGAAGTCTACGGAGGAACAAAACAGTGCTGTGCCAAGTTCCAGCCGGTCCATGTGGAAGTTGCCAAGCATCAGTTTTCTCTCGAGAACCCGCAGTTCTGCTACCTAA
- the LOC135633104 gene encoding uncharacterized protein LOC135633104 isoform X2: protein MALGKLTIVLGAGLIGSMLTKDRNLSDVTHLFSGAFRIFTKHLQQDKDNPRSTSKPQTDSLLAQVNTLREELQLLASSRSVTIVTGDGSDSRRNRVTAIIVVGALGYVFIWWKGWKLSDMMFVTRRGLSDACTRVGKQLELLSSSIAAAKRQISSRMDRVDSNLDECKELAAATKCEVSQLHGDLSLFHTEVESVHRVVQTLETKLGRIEGSQDFATRGVYQLCQFVERLEQGRNQEFLQDSPSTSQRAIELPQTSSVVARTSSLPPLAVESPSSASPSIALESPRILRSSTAVSASGLKELQEISNAIKPGSMKSNMMSGNTSEVSNGTTEEPNGTAPSSSRSIWKSTEEQNSAVPSSSRSMWKLPSISFLSRTRSSAT from the exons ATGGCGCTTGGGAAGCTCACCATCGTCCTCGGAGCGG GTTTAATTGGGTCCATGCTTACGAAGGATAGGAATCTATCTGATGTTACACACCTTTTTTCTGGTGCTTTCAGG ATTTTTACGAAGCACCTGCAACAAGATAAAGACAACCCTCGGTCCACTAGCAAGCCCCAAACTGATTCTCTGTTAGCTCAG GTTAATACACTTCGAGAGGAGCTGCAACTCTTGGCATCATCAAGATCAGTTACAATTGTTACTGGTGATGGATCAG ATTCCAGAAGAAACAGGGTAACAGCCATTATTGTTGTTGGAGCTCTTGGATATGTATTTatatggtggaag GGATGGAAACTTTCAGACATGATGTTTGTGACACGGCGTGGCTTATCTGATGCTTGCACTCGAGTAGGCAAGCAATTGGAGCTGCTTTCATCATCTATTGCA GCTGCCAAGCGACAGATATCTTCAAGAATGGATCGTGTAGACAGTAATTTGGACGAGTGTAAGGAGCTTGCTGCTGCTACCAAATGTGAG GTCTCACAACTGCATGGGGATTTAAGTCTGTTCCATACTGAAGTTGAATCTGTTCACCGTGTTGTCCAGACTCTG GAGACAAAGCTTGGACGAATAGAGGGAAGTCAG GACTTTGCGACCAGAGGAGTCTATCAGCTTTGCCAGTTTGTTGAGAGATTGGAACAGGGAAGAAACCAAGAGTTTCTTCAG GACTCACCATCCACTTCTCAGCGAGCTATTGAACTTCCACAAACTTCTTCAGTAGTGGCAAGG ACGAGTTCTTTGCCACCTTTAGCAGTAGAATCACCATCATCAGCATCGCCGTCTATTGCTCTTGAGAGCCCTAGG ATTCTGCGATCATCAACTGCTGTATCAGCTTCAGGCCTAAAG GAGCTGCAGGAGATTTCAAATGCAATTAAACCAGGAAGCATGAAATCAAATATGATGTCTGGAAATACCTCTGAAGTCTCCAATGGAACTACTGAAGAACCAAATGGCACTGCACCAAGTTCCAGTCGGTCCATCTGGAAGTCTACGGAGGAACAAAACAGTGCTGTGCCAAGTTCCAGCCGGTCCATGTGGAAGTTGCCAAGCATCAGTTTTCTCTCGAGAACCCGCAGTTCTGCTACCTAA